The Campylobacter sp. CN_NE2 region TAAATTTTAAAATAATACTGCCGTTGGCAAAAGAAGAGGAGAGCGTATGAGTGTAGCGTTGAAGGAATTAAGTGTCCTTTTAGTTGAAGATGAAGCGAAAATTCGTGATTTGTTAGCCGGCGTTATGGAAAAAGTTTTCAAAAAGGTCATAACGGCGCAAAACGGCGAAGAGGGTCTGAAAAAATTTAAAAAATTTAATCCAAATATCGTCATAACCGATATTTTAATGCCGATTCGCGATGGTTTGGAGATGTCAAAAGATATTAGAGCTATTTCGCCTGAGACGCCGATTGTCGTGCTAAGTGCGTTTAATGACAAAGACAAACTTATGCAAGCCATTGAAATCGGCATAAATAAATATCTTTTAAAACCGATTGACATGGACGAGCTAATCTATGCGATTGAGACTTTGGCGAAAGCTAAAATAGATTCTTCAAATTTGATAGAAATCGGCAAAAATTACACATTTAGTTCTACAAAAAAAGTTCTTATTAAAAACGGAGTTGAAATCCCACTAACTAAAAAAGAGCTAGCATTTATTTCGCTTTTGATAAATCGTCTTGGAACGCTTGTTTTGCACTCTGACATCAAAAAAAATGTCTGGATAGGCGAGAGTGTAAGCGATGCGGCGATTCGAACTTTTATTAAACGAGTTAGAGATAAAGTAGGGGCTGATTTTATCAAAAACATACCAGGTCTTGGATATAAGATCGATACAAAACTATGAATTTATCGAAGCTTAAAGATTAAATTTTAAATAAATATAAATTTAATACTTTAAGCTTACTTGTAGCAATTAAAGATTATAATTACATTAAAGTGTTATCTTAATAATACTAAATTTCTAGGAGGATTTTTAATGCAACCAGGAAAAGCATTAAGTTACGACTATTCGGTCGCTAAGTTGTTCTTGT contains the following coding sequences:
- a CDS encoding response regulator transcription factor, with product MSVALKELSVLLVEDEAKIRDLLAGVMEKVFKKVITAQNGEEGLKKFKKFNPNIVITDILMPIRDGLEMSKDIRAISPETPIVVLSAFNDKDKLMQAIEIGINKYLLKPIDMDELIYAIETLAKAKIDSSNLIEIGKNYTFSSTKKVLIKNGVEIPLTKKELAFISLLINRLGTLVLHSDIKKNVWIGESVSDAAIRTFIKRVRDKVGADFIKNIPGLGYKIDTKL